The following coding sequences lie in one Variovorax terrae genomic window:
- the moaD gene encoding molybdopterin converting factor subunit 1, with protein sequence MKRITVRYFASIREAVGRPGETLETQAATLAALRDELVARGGAHAASLARGKAVRMALDQAMADESAGLADGAEVAFFPPVTGG encoded by the coding sequence ATGAAAAGGATCACGGTGCGCTATTTCGCCTCGATCCGCGAGGCCGTCGGCCGGCCCGGCGAGACGCTGGAGACGCAGGCCGCCACGCTGGCGGCCCTGCGCGACGAACTGGTCGCGCGCGGCGGCGCCCATGCCGCCAGCCTGGCGCGCGGCAAGGCGGTGCGCATGGCGCTCGACCAGGCCATGGCCGACGAGTCGGCCGGGCTCGCCGACGGTGCCGAAGTGGCGTTCTTCCCGCCCGTCACGGGCGGCTGA
- a CDS encoding tripartite tricarboxylate transporter substrate binding protein, whose translation MKLFKSLPALALSLLSSVAMAQQFPEKALQYTVPFPAGGESDVVARFQQDALRRLHGKDMVILNKAGAGGGLAWGQINSLPADGYNVVSVNLPHIVLQPLEGQVQYKTEDIKSVYFYTYTPDALIVPADSPYKTLQDLVRAAKERPGTLMIGGTGTNSANHLAAARLNQITGISTTYVPFKGSGDLNPMLLGSHIQAMMSYTTAAFQLKDKVRVLAVAMPARHPRLPGVPTFKELGIDWVDGAYRGVAVPRNTPVEMQRKLAALFAEINREPEYQQKMAAAGFELVDVAPAGIDAFMAERSKGYLAVAKSMGLIK comes from the coding sequence ATGAAACTGTTCAAGTCCCTGCCTGCGCTGGCCCTGAGTCTGTTGAGCTCGGTGGCCATGGCCCAGCAATTCCCTGAAAAGGCGCTGCAGTACACGGTGCCGTTCCCGGCCGGGGGTGAGTCCGACGTGGTGGCGCGGTTCCAGCAGGACGCCCTGCGCCGCCTGCATGGCAAGGACATGGTCATCCTCAACAAGGCCGGCGCCGGCGGGGGCCTGGCCTGGGGCCAGATCAACAGCCTGCCGGCCGATGGCTACAACGTGGTCAGCGTGAACCTGCCGCACATCGTGCTGCAGCCGCTCGAAGGCCAGGTGCAGTACAAGACCGAGGACATCAAGTCGGTCTATTTCTACACCTACACCCCCGACGCCCTGATCGTCCCGGCGGACAGCCCGTACAAGACGCTGCAGGACCTGGTGCGCGCGGCCAAGGAGCGTCCGGGCACGCTCATGATCGGCGGCACCGGAACCAATTCGGCCAACCACCTGGCCGCCGCCCGCCTCAACCAGATCACCGGCATCAGCACCACCTACGTGCCGTTCAAGGGCTCGGGCGATCTGAACCCCATGCTGCTGGGCAGCCACATCCAGGCCATGATGAGCTACACCACCGCGGCCTTCCAGCTCAAGGACAAGGTGCGGGTGCTGGCCGTGGCCATGCCGGCGCGGCACCCGAGGCTGCCCGGCGTGCCGACCTTCAAGGAACTCGGCATCGACTGGGTGGATGGTGCTTACCGCGGCGTGGCCGTGCCCCGGAACACGCCAGTGGAGATGCAGCGCAAGCTGGCGGCCCTGTTTGCCGAAATCAACCGCGAGCCGGAGTACCAGCAGAAGATGGCGGCCGCCGGCTTCGAGCTGGTGGATGTTGCACCGGCCGGCATCGATGCCTTCATGGCCGAGCGTTCCAAGGGCTACCTGGCCGTGGCCAAGAGCATGGGCCTGATCAAATGA
- the dapA gene encoding 4-hydroxy-tetrahydrodipicolinate synthase codes for MSSTSTDFSGLWVPLVTPFRGGAVDHAALHRLAQHLRSQGVAGFVVCGSTGEAAALDTAEQLGALDTVLDATPGLPVVMGASGYHLAEMRAWVRTLASRPLAGLLMPAPGYVRPSQAGLLDWFGALADASPVPLIVYDIPYRTGVAIQRDTLLALASHPNIRAVKDCGGDAAKTLALIADGRLQVLAGEDLQIFSTVAQGGAGAIAASAHLQTAQFAAVLAALAQGELAQARALWRPLVPLIEALFAEPNPAPLKAVLAGQGWLCDELRAPMTPATPMLRERLQALAVSRP; via the coding sequence GTGTCTTCTACCTCCACCGATTTCTCCGGCCTGTGGGTTCCCCTGGTCACCCCGTTTCGCGGCGGCGCCGTGGACCACGCGGCGCTGCACCGGCTGGCGCAGCACCTGCGCTCGCAGGGCGTTGCGGGCTTCGTCGTCTGCGGCTCGACCGGCGAGGCCGCGGCGCTCGACACGGCCGAGCAGCTCGGCGCGCTCGACACCGTGCTCGACGCCACGCCAGGCCTGCCCGTGGTGATGGGCGCCAGCGGCTACCACCTCGCCGAGATGCGGGCCTGGGTCCGCACGCTGGCCTCGCGCCCGCTGGCCGGCCTGCTGATGCCGGCGCCCGGCTACGTCCGCCCCTCGCAGGCGGGCCTGCTCGACTGGTTCGGCGCGCTGGCCGATGCCAGCCCGGTGCCGCTGATCGTCTACGACATCCCCTACCGCACGGGCGTCGCGATCCAGCGCGACACGCTGCTGGCGCTGGCGAGCCACCCGAACATCCGCGCCGTCAAGGACTGCGGCGGCGATGCGGCCAAGACGCTGGCCCTGATCGCCGACGGGCGGCTGCAGGTGCTGGCGGGCGAAGACCTGCAGATCTTCAGCACGGTGGCGCAGGGCGGCGCCGGCGCCATCGCGGCCAGCGCCCACCTGCAGACGGCGCAGTTCGCCGCGGTGCTGGCCGCGCTGGCGCAAGGCGAGCTGGCGCAGGCGCGGGCGCTCTGGCGGCCGCTGGTGCCGCTGATCGAGGCGCTGTTCGCCGAGCCGAATCCGGCGCCGCTCAAGGCCGTGCTGGCCGGCCAGGGCTGGCTGTGCGATGAATTGCGCGCGCCGATGACGCCGGCCACGCCGATGCTGCGCGAGCGCCTGCAGGCGCTGGCCGTCAGCCGCCCGTGA
- the glp gene encoding gephyrin-like molybdotransferase Glp has product MNAPRAPLKPLDEALADLLGHAAPLAGDDTVSVFEADGRVLAENAVSALHVPPQDNSSMDGYAVRCADAARAGAVLRVTQRIPAGASGHALEPGTAARIFTGAPLPPGADAVVMQEDTEAVGESQVRLLAVPPAGQWIRRAGEDVAQGTVVLSKGERLTPAALGLAASIGLDSLRVSRRPRVALFSTGDELVMPGEVPPEAMKPGAIYNSNRFFLRALLRRLGCEVTDLGIVPDDRAATVEALRGAARGHDLILTSGGVSVGEEDHIKPAVQSLGSLDLWQIAIKPGKPFAYGRVGTAHFIGLPGNPVSSFVTFLLLVRPFLLKLQGARELLPRSQAMPAHFSWPRADKRREFLRVRRNAEGELELFANQSSGVLTSTVWGDGVVDNPPGQTIAPGDTVRFIAFAELLA; this is encoded by the coding sequence ATGAACGCTCCGCGCGCACCGCTCAAGCCGCTTGACGAGGCCCTGGCCGACCTGCTGGGCCATGCCGCGCCGCTGGCCGGCGACGACACCGTGTCCGTGTTCGAGGCCGACGGCCGCGTGCTGGCCGAGAACGCCGTCTCCGCGCTGCACGTGCCGCCGCAGGACAACAGCTCGATGGACGGCTATGCCGTGCGCTGCGCCGATGCGGCCCGCGCGGGCGCCGTGCTGCGCGTGACGCAGCGCATCCCGGCGGGCGCGTCGGGCCATGCGCTGGAGCCCGGCACCGCGGCGCGCATCTTCACCGGCGCGCCGCTCCCGCCCGGCGCCGACGCCGTCGTGATGCAGGAGGACACCGAGGCGGTGGGCGAGTCGCAGGTGCGCCTGCTGGCCGTTCCGCCGGCCGGGCAATGGATCCGCCGCGCCGGCGAGGATGTGGCGCAGGGCACCGTGGTGCTCTCAAAAGGAGAGCGCCTCACGCCCGCTGCGCTTGGACTTGCGGCCAGTATCGGCCTGGATTCGCTGCGCGTGAGCCGGCGCCCGCGGGTGGCGCTGTTCTCCACCGGCGACGAGCTGGTGATGCCCGGCGAGGTGCCGCCCGAGGCCATGAAGCCCGGTGCCATCTACAACTCCAACCGCTTCTTCCTGCGCGCGTTGCTGCGGCGCCTGGGCTGCGAGGTGACGGACCTGGGCATCGTGCCCGACGACCGCGCGGCCACCGTCGAAGCGCTGCGCGGCGCGGCGCGCGGCCACGACCTGATCCTCACCAGCGGCGGCGTCTCGGTCGGCGAGGAAGACCACATCAAGCCGGCCGTGCAGTCGCTCGGCTCGCTCGACCTGTGGCAGATCGCCATCAAGCCCGGCAAGCCGTTCGCCTATGGCCGGGTCGGCACCGCGCATTTCATCGGCCTGCCGGGCAACCCGGTGTCGAGCTTCGTCACCTTCCTGCTGCTGGTGCGGCCGTTCCTGCTGAAGCTGCAGGGCGCGCGCGAGCTGCTGCCGCGGTCCCAGGCGATGCCGGCCCATTTCAGCTGGCCGCGTGCCGACAAGCGCCGCGAGTTCCTGCGCGTGCGGCGCAACGCCGAGGGCGAGCTCGAGCTGTTTGCGAACCAGAGCTCGGGCGTGCTGACCTCGACGGTCTGGGGCGACGGCGTGGTCGACAACCCGCCCGGCCAGACCATCGCACCCGGCGACACGGTGCGCTTCATTGCATTCGCGGAGCTGCTGGCATGA
- a CDS encoding GntR family transcriptional regulator has translation MPPDNDTDTALAPRWSTSRKALHTFALERLRQMIFSGELAPGERLNETSLTEQLKISRTPLREAFRSLAGEGLIELPPSRGAYVKALSETDIRHLFDLVAGLEMTAADLASRRATDQELSTIVALTHSLDSAFKRGDRAQYFALNQCIHESLVRYARNPLLEENYNNLNARVRRERFRSTMHLARWGEAMAEHLALANALTARDHATVRQIMYEHMLSGSEISTEMLIAEQQPRPADE, from the coding sequence ATGCCCCCCGACAACGACACCGACACGGCGCTCGCGCCACGCTGGTCCACCTCGCGCAAGGCGCTCCACACCTTTGCCCTGGAGCGGCTGCGGCAGATGATTTTTTCGGGCGAGCTGGCGCCCGGCGAGCGCCTCAATGAAACCAGCCTCACGGAGCAGCTGAAGATTTCACGCACGCCGCTGCGGGAAGCCTTCCGGTCCCTGGCGGGCGAGGGCCTGATCGAGTTGCCGCCCAGCCGCGGCGCCTACGTCAAGGCCCTGTCGGAGACCGACATCCGCCACCTGTTCGATCTGGTCGCCGGGCTCGAGATGACGGCGGCCGACCTCGCCTCGCGGCGCGCCACCGACCAGGAGCTGTCGACCATCGTTGCGCTGACGCACTCTCTGGACAGCGCCTTCAAGCGCGGCGACCGGGCCCAGTACTTCGCGCTGAACCAGTGCATCCACGAGAGCCTGGTGCGCTATGCGCGCAACCCGCTGCTCGAAGAAAACTACAACAACCTCAATGCGCGGGTGCGGCGCGAGCGCTTTCGCTCGACCATGCACCTGGCGCGCTGGGGCGAGGCGATGGCCGAGCATCTGGCGCTGGCCAATGCCCTCACGGCCCGGGACCACGCGACGGTCCGCCAGATCATGTACGAGCACATGCTGTCCGGCTCCGAGATCAGCACCGAGATGCTGATCGCAGAACAGCAACCCCGGCCCGCGGACGAATGA